The following proteins are co-located in the Chryseobacterium daecheongense genome:
- a CDS encoding polysaccharide biosynthesis/export family protein, translated as MSLKYFIYGAVSLAMFSCTTRQDINYMKDIDSITLENSIKNSRIDFQPGDQLIITVSAKDMDVVKPFNQNYSSGSTVAQYTLPSSNNLPQQVPASGPTYVIDTNGDIVFPQIGKVSTKNENIETLRTKLTGLISEYVKSPIVDIKLINFKVSVLGEVSKPGTYVIPDGNTTLLGAIGLAGDLTAYGVRNNILIVRNVDGQISKERIDLTSANFINSPYYYLKQNDVVYVQPNANREKAARVDPNTGLYISVASVIASITVGILALIKN; from the coding sequence ATGAGTTTAAAGTATTTTATTTATGGTGCTGTAAGTTTAGCAATGTTTTCTTGTACAACGAGACAGGATATCAATTATATGAAAGATATTGATAGTATTACACTCGAAAATTCGATTAAAAATAGCAGGATTGATTTTCAGCCTGGAGATCAATTGATTATTACAGTTTCAGCAAAGGATATGGATGTAGTAAAGCCTTTTAATCAGAATTATTCTTCAGGTAGTACAGTTGCTCAATACACATTGCCTAGTTCCAATAATCTTCCCCAGCAGGTTCCGGCGTCCGGACCAACTTATGTCATAGATACCAATGGTGATATTGTTTTTCCTCAGATAGGAAAAGTAAGCACTAAAAATGAAAATATTGAAACATTAAGAACCAAGCTCACAGGATTAATTTCGGAGTATGTAAAAAGTCCTATTGTAGATATAAAACTTATTAATTTTAAAGTTTCTGTTCTGGGAGAAGTTTCTAAGCCAGGGACATATGTGATACCAGATGGAAATACAACCTTATTAGGAGCGATTGGTCTAGCAGGAGATTTAACTGCTTATGGAGTAAGGAATAATATTTTAATTGTTCGAAATGTTGACGGGCAGATCAGTAAAGAAAGAATAGATCTTACAAGTGCTAATTTTATAAATTCTCCTTACTATTATCTTAAACAAAATGATGTAGTATATGTTCAGCCAAATGCTAACAGGGAAAAAGCAGCTAGGGTAGATCCTAATACTGGACTTTACATTTCTGTTGCCTCTGTAATTGCTTCAATAACTGTAGGTATATTGGCATTGATTAAAAATTAA
- a CDS encoding polysaccharide biosynthesis/export family protein encodes MAQHNMEEEVAKAKFQGLHIQESDVLLILVSALDEIAVKPFNLNTANRVGSESPNGITQYVQPSEYMVNEEGYINFPVLGNVYAKGMTQIQLKQELESRLKRYLTDPLVTITLKNFNVSVLGEVKLPGQKESPTQKLNIFQALSLAGDMTDFGNRTNVKLIRSGDDGSDQVVNLDLSRSDIVNSPYYYMKQNDVLYVEPDHNKQIQANSNPNRALTFQIIASALAAATLVISLTR; translated from the coding sequence ATGGCACAGCATAATATGGAGGAGGAAGTGGCTAAAGCAAAATTTCAGGGGTTACATATACAAGAAAGTGATGTGCTTCTGATTCTCGTTTCTGCGCTTGATGAGATAGCAGTAAAACCATTTAACCTAAATACTGCAAATCGTGTTGGAAGTGAGTCTCCAAATGGTATAACTCAATATGTACAACCCAGTGAGTATATGGTAAATGAAGAAGGATATATTAATTTTCCTGTGTTAGGAAATGTTTATGCAAAAGGGATGACACAAATACAGTTAAAGCAGGAATTAGAGTCCCGTTTAAAAAGATATCTTACAGATCCTTTAGTTACCATTACTTTGAAAAATTTCAATGTTAGTGTTTTAGGTGAGGTTAAGCTTCCTGGCCAAAAAGAAAGTCCTACACAAAAGCTTAATATCTTTCAGGCATTAAGTCTTGCGGGAGATATGACAGATTTTGGAAATCGAACAAACGTAAAACTTATTCGTTCAGGAGACGATGGTTCGGATCAGGTTGTTAATTTAGACTTATCAAGATCGGATATAGTAAATTCACCTTACTACTACATGAAACAAAATGATGTTCTTTATGTAGAACCTGATCATAATAAGCAAATACAGGCAAACTCTAATCCAAATAGAGCTCTTACATTTCAAATTATTGCTTCAGCATTGGCAGCAGCAACCCTCGTTATTTCTTTAACCCGATAA
- a CDS encoding polysaccharide biosynthesis tyrosine autokinase, producing MQHIEFQEKEEVLDIKKIIGQYLRKWPWFIGSILMFMIGAYIYLRYSIPQYQSKTTLKFDKKETDLTSALADLDNLGIGLGNADEMKSEVAVVTSRPILMQVVKNLNLSVQYFSAGEIKDSELFTQIPITGKILSFKNEKKFKSAEYNVSEVGDHQFTLIDDKKAEFKGEFDKPLHLKFGTVILHKNSAIKFRSKYIIVFWNPIERVKKLEEKIKVDLPDQKALLMDISLIGGVPEKSEAILNEVTKQYNLDGLRDKNLQAKNTQEFIDKRLEVITRDLSGVENQKEDFQNRNRIVDLEIQAQLALQNTNDNTKALLQQQAQLELLNSLAQEAAKGGNQLMPSNLGLNLSLEQAISQYNTLLITRNKTLKQATNENPAVVEMNKEIASLKEIVRENIRQQKETVQATISQFNNQIATSNGLIEKVPGQSKVYRGIERQQNLKEQLFLFLLQKREENAINLSVNVPKAKIVNPAFTDDIPISPKKSIVFLGALFLGILLPFAIFYLFFMWDDKIYNRDDIKERSSLGILADIPTLNDKENHLVQKNDFSELAESFRVLVSNLKFVLPVKESAKIIMVTSSVKGEGKTLVSVNLALTLGNKNGRALLIGSDIRNPQIQRYDSEPVKRKGLTEYLYDESTNVQDLIHTSDTNPNCDVIYAGSIPPNPQELLSNGRYQKLIHQMESQYAYIIIDSAPLVLVSDTLNIADVADTTLYVVRSGVSRNVLIDFTNDLVKDSKLSNVSFVINDVSKSAGGYGYNYGYGYGYTKDKKESWWQRLFKK from the coding sequence ATGCAGCATATAGAATTTCAGGAAAAAGAAGAAGTATTAGATATAAAGAAAATTATCGGGCAATATCTAAGAAAATGGCCCTGGTTTATTGGATCCATTTTAATGTTTATGATTGGAGCCTACATCTATCTAAGATATTCTATTCCTCAATATCAATCAAAAACTACTCTTAAATTTGATAAAAAGGAAACAGATCTTACTTCTGCACTTGCGGATTTGGATAATTTGGGGATAGGCTTAGGAAATGCTGATGAGATGAAAAGTGAAGTAGCTGTAGTTACATCCCGTCCAATACTTATGCAGGTTGTTAAAAACTTAAACCTAAGTGTTCAATACTTTAGTGCTGGAGAAATTAAGGATTCGGAATTATTTACACAGATACCGATTACAGGTAAAATACTTTCATTTAAAAATGAAAAGAAATTTAAATCTGCAGAATATAATGTTAGTGAAGTAGGTGATCATCAATTTACATTAATTGATGATAAGAAAGCTGAGTTTAAAGGAGAATTTGACAAACCTCTACATTTGAAGTTCGGAACAGTTATTCTACATAAAAATTCTGCAATTAAATTTCGTTCAAAATATATAATAGTATTTTGGAATCCGATTGAGAGAGTTAAAAAATTAGAGGAAAAGATTAAAGTAGATCTACCGGATCAAAAAGCATTGTTGATGGATATCAGTTTGATAGGTGGAGTTCCGGAAAAATCAGAAGCTATTCTAAATGAAGTCACAAAGCAATATAATTTGGATGGTCTGAGAGATAAAAATTTACAGGCAAAAAATACACAAGAATTTATTGATAAAAGGTTAGAGGTTATTACCCGTGATCTGTCTGGAGTAGAAAATCAAAAGGAGGATTTCCAGAATCGCAATCGTATCGTTGATCTTGAAATCCAGGCACAATTGGCACTTCAAAATACAAACGATAATACCAAAGCGCTTTTACAGCAACAAGCGCAGCTGGAGCTTTTGAACTCTTTAGCGCAAGAAGCTGCAAAAGGTGGAAACCAGCTTATGCCTTCCAATCTTGGACTCAATCTTTCACTGGAACAAGCTATTTCTCAATATAATACACTTCTTATTACCAGAAATAAAACACTAAAGCAGGCGACTAATGAAAACCCTGCTGTAGTGGAAATGAATAAAGAAATAGCTTCATTAAAAGAGATTGTTCGTGAGAATATTCGTCAGCAAAAGGAGACTGTGCAGGCAACTATATCACAATTTAATAATCAGATTGCAACAAGTAACGGACTTATTGAGAAGGTACCTGGACAATCAAAAGTGTATCGTGGAATAGAGCGTCAGCAGAATCTTAAGGAGCAACTATTTTTATTTTTATTACAGAAGAGAGAAGAAAATGCAATCAACTTATCTGTAAATGTTCCAAAAGCAAAAATTGTAAATCCCGCATTTACCGATGATATTCCCATATCACCTAAAAAGAGTATTGTTTTTCTGGGAGCTCTGTTCCTTGGAATACTGCTTCCCTTTGCCATATTTTATTTGTTCTTTATGTGGGATGATAAAATCTATAATCGTGACGATATTAAGGAGCGTTCTTCTTTAGGTATTTTAGCAGATATACCAACATTAAATGATAAAGAAAATCATTTAGTGCAAAAAAATGATTTTTCTGAATTAGCAGAATCTTTCAGAGTATTGGTTTCCAATCTTAAATTTGTGCTACCTGTTAAGGAATCAGCTAAAATTATTATGGTTACATCATCTGTTAAGGGAGAGGGAAAAACTTTAGTATCAGTTAATTTAGCACTTACATTAGGAAATAAAAATGGGCGGGCTCTACTTATTGGTTCTGATATCAGAAATCCGCAGATTCAGCGTTATGATAGTGAACCAGTGAAAAGAAAGGGGCTTACAGAATATCTATACGATGAATCTACTAATGTCCAAGATCTTATTCATACTTCAGATACCAATCCAAATTGTGATGTAATCTATGCTGGAAGTATTCCTCCTAATCCTCAGGAACTTCTTTCTAATGGTAGATACCAAAAACTTATCCACCAAATGGAATCACAATATGCATATATTATTATCGACTCTGCACCCCTTGTACTAGTATCGGATACTCTTAATATTGCAGATGTTGCGGATACAACTCTTTACGTGGTAAGGTCTGGGGTGTCAAGAAATGTATTAATAGATTTTACAAATGATTTAGTTAAAGATTCTAAACTTTCTAATGTATCCTTTGTTATTAATGATGTATCCAAAAGTGCTGGAGGTTATGGATATAATTATGGTTATGGATATGGATATACTAAAGATAAAAAGGAAAGCTGGTGGCAAAGATTATTTAAAAAATAA
- a CDS encoding nucleoside-diphosphate sugar epimerase/dehydratase, whose translation MKKLHEAFNALYNGDNIVKITKLRYIPRWLVIIIDILIIFFSILLSRLFLRNLDVKVNFPEYVVQKRILVIGINILFMYVFKTYAGIIRHSTFFDFFKIILSSGSTLVSLLIINYISQMAMGTSLFLYPNLFLYFLISVSIMFFFRMVTKQFFNMLIDIKGASSKVRIAVVGVGEASVALARAIMHNPNYPYRLQGFLTGRSDSNRALLLGYKIYNKNQFFKSEKLIKQFDAVLLIKEIMTKQEIEEWMTLALDSGLRVLKAPTLSKMRDSDLVGGISQLQIEDLLNRKPIKIESEDVKKRHFDKNVLVTGGAGSIGSEIVRQVAQFNPALIVVLDQAESPLYELELELLEKFPEQRFKFVLADISNSYRLEKVFEDYQFSMVYHAAAYKHVPLIEENPHEAIFVNILGTKNVSLLSKKYKVNRFVMVSTDKAVNPTNVMGASKRAAELFVQSLQNSPGNTTKFITTRFGNVLGSNGSVIPHFRKQIEKGGPVTITHPDIIRYFMTIPEACELVLQAGTMGNGGEIYVFDMGEPVKILDLAKRMIKLSGYTPDVDIKITFIGLRPGEKLYEELLSNNTVTIPTHHEKILISRDPIMEFDEVDMLCKQIILAAVKRDKLQVVRILKTIVQEFISNNSEFEILDKEPLVED comes from the coding sequence ATGAAAAAGTTGCATGAAGCTTTTAATGCTCTTTACAATGGCGATAACATTGTGAAAATCACGAAATTGAGATATATACCGAGATGGTTGGTTATCATTATCGATATTTTAATTATCTTTTTTTCAATTTTGCTTTCACGTCTTTTCTTAAGGAATCTGGATGTAAAAGTTAATTTTCCGGAATATGTTGTTCAGAAAAGGATTTTAGTAATTGGGATTAATATCCTGTTTATGTATGTCTTCAAAACCTATGCAGGTATTATAAGACATTCTACTTTCTTTGATTTTTTCAAGATTATACTATCATCAGGAAGTACATTGGTCAGTCTTTTGATTATCAATTACATTTCACAGATGGCCATGGGTACATCACTCTTCCTGTATCCTAATCTGTTTTTATATTTCCTTATTTCGGTATCCATCATGTTCTTTTTCAGGATGGTTACCAAGCAATTCTTTAATATGCTGATTGATATTAAAGGTGCTTCTTCTAAAGTAAGAATAGCAGTGGTAGGTGTTGGAGAGGCTTCTGTAGCATTGGCTCGCGCCATTATGCATAATCCTAACTATCCCTATCGATTACAGGGATTTCTAACTGGAAGATCAGACTCAAACAGAGCTTTACTATTGGGCTACAAGATTTATAATAAAAATCAGTTTTTTAAAAGTGAAAAATTAATCAAGCAGTTTGATGCTGTATTGTTGATTAAAGAGATTATGACAAAGCAGGAAATCGAAGAATGGATGACCTTAGCTTTGGATAGTGGTTTAAGAGTGCTGAAGGCTCCGACACTTAGTAAGATGCGAGATAGTGATCTTGTTGGAGGAATCAGCCAGCTTCAGATTGAAGATTTACTGAATCGTAAACCTATAAAAATAGAGAGCGAAGATGTTAAAAAGAGACATTTTGATAAAAATGTTTTAGTTACAGGAGGTGCTGGTTCTATTGGAAGTGAAATTGTTAGACAAGTTGCGCAGTTCAATCCTGCATTAATTGTAGTTCTTGATCAGGCAGAGTCCCCATTATATGAATTGGAATTAGAACTTCTGGAAAAATTTCCTGAGCAACGATTTAAATTTGTATTGGCAGATATTTCTAACAGTTACAGATTAGAAAAAGTGTTTGAAGACTATCAGTTCTCAATGGTATATCACGCGGCTGCATACAAGCACGTTCCGTTAATCGAAGAAAATCCGCATGAAGCTATTTTTGTAAATATCTTAGGGACAAAGAACGTTTCTTTATTATCGAAAAAGTATAAAGTAAACCGTTTTGTGATGGTTTCTACCGATAAGGCTGTTAACCCTACCAATGTAATGGGGGCGTCAAAAAGAGCAGCAGAATTGTTTGTTCAGTCTTTACAGAATTCTCCGGGAAATACTACTAAGTTTATTACTACGCGTTTTGGGAATGTATTGGGATCAAACGGTTCGGTTATTCCTCACTTTAGAAAGCAAATAGAAAAAGGAGGTCCCGTTACGATTACTCACCCGGACATTATTCGTTACTTTATGACAATTCCTGAAGCATGTGAACTTGTACTTCAGGCAGGAACTATGGGTAATGGAGGAGAGATTTATGTATTTGATATGGGTGAACCTGTTAAGATTTTAGATCTTGCTAAAAGAATGATAAAACTATCTGGTTATACGCCAGATGTAGATATAAAAATTACTTTCATTGGTTTAAGACCGGGAGAGAAATTATATGAGGAACTTTTAAGTAATAATACTGTTACCATTCCTACACACCATGAAAAGATTTTGATCTCAAGAGATCCGATAATGGAATTCGATGAGGTGGATATGCTATGCAAGCAGATTATATTAGCTGCTGTTAAAAGAGATAAATTACAGGTAGTTAGAATTTTAAAAACTATTGTTCAGGAGTTTATAAGCAATAACTCCGAGTTTGAAATTTTGGATAAAGAACCATTAGTAGAAGACTAA